In the Sarcophilus harrisii chromosome 3, mSarHar1.11, whole genome shotgun sequence genome, one interval contains:
- the LOC100916805 gene encoding olfactory receptor 52B2-like, producing the protein MIENNFTIFHPTVFILLGIPGLESYHIWLSIPFCLMYVTAVLGNGALILVVLTERSLHEPMYIFLSMLAGTDILLSTTTVPKALAIFWFHAGEIAFDACITQMFFIHVAFVAESGILLAMAFDRYVAICTPLRYTTILTPIMIGKISLAIWGRSIGTIFPIIFLLKRLPYCKTNIIPHSYCEHIGVARLACADITINIWYGFSVPMASVLVDVALIGISYTMILHAVFRLPSQEARHKALNTCGSHIGVILLFFIPSFFTFLTHRFGKNIPHHVHILLANLYVLIPPMLNPIIYGAKTKQIRDSMTHMFSVMAKG; encoded by the coding sequence ATGATTGAAAATAATTTCACAATCTTCCATCCCACTGTATTTATTCTGCTTGGTATCCCAGGGCTTGAGAGCTACCATATCTGGCTTTCTATTCCATTTTGCCTCATGTATGTGACTGCAGTGTTGGGTAATGGTGCTCTCATCCTAGTCGTCCTCACTGAGCGTAGTCTCCACGAACCCATGTACATCTTTCTTTCCATGCTGGCTGGCACTGACATACTACTTTCTACAACCACTGTGCCCAAGGCACTGGCCATCTTCTGGTTCCACGCGGGGGAGATTGCTTTTGATGCCTGCATCACCCAGATGTTCTTCATCCATGTTGCTTTTGTGGCTGAATCTGGAATCCTGCTTGCCATGGCGTTTGACCGATATGTGGCCATTTGTACTCCCTTAAGATACACAACAATCTTAACGCCTATAATGATTGGGAAAATTTCCCTGGCTATTTGGGGGAGGAGTATTGGGACTATATTTCCCATCATTTTCCTGCTGAAGAGGCTGCCATATTGCAAGACCAATATCATCCCTCACTCATACTGTGAGCACATTGGTGTGGCTCGGCTGGCTTGTGCCGACATCACCATTAATATCTGGTATGGTTTCTCGGTCCCAATGGCATCAGTATTAGTTGACGTTGCACTCATTGGTATATCTTACACCATGATCCTTCATGCTGTCTTCAGATTACCCTCCCAGGAGGCTCGGCACAAAGCACTCAACACTTGTGGCTCCCACATTGGGGTCATCCTGCTTTTCTTCATCCcatcattttttactttcttgacTCACCGCTTTGGTAAAAACATCCCCCATCATGTCCATATCCTTCTTGCCAATCTTTATGTTCTTATCCCTCCCATGCTCAATCCTATCATTTATGGGGCAAAGACCAAGCAGATTAGGGACAGTATGACTCACATGTTCTCTGTCATGGCCAAGGGGTAG